A single genomic interval of Nonomuraea rubra harbors:
- a CDS encoding LLM class flavin-dependent oxidoreductase has translation MTSSLRISLGYELEVRGRTREVEQQAFQNVIDQVVLGDRLGCEAAWFVEHHFTRGFSHSSAPDLVLAAISQRTERIRLGLGVVLLPFQSPIRTAERVATLDVLSGGRVEFGTGRGASPLEYQAFQRPFEKSRQIWEDSLEATLAIWQADGEPVSRSNEFFEIPDVAVYPRPAQRPHPPVWVASTSLEGYLAAARHGYNLLGMTMLKGIDDVAADIAKYRECLAEHGHDPATRRVALMIPWYVAPTRDEANATAADPVLWYIRRQVNLVTPPDYYDARHATHRVLGQLAAGLPPDEAMATLREHLMVVVDDVEGSRKALARITEAGATDLIIQAQVGGLAHERVCESISLFMKDVMR, from the coding sequence ATGACGTCGTCCCTACGGATCAGCCTGGGGTATGAGCTGGAGGTCCGCGGTCGCACCCGCGAGGTCGAGCAGCAGGCGTTCCAGAACGTGATCGACCAGGTCGTCCTGGGCGACCGGCTGGGCTGCGAGGCCGCCTGGTTCGTGGAGCACCACTTCACCAGGGGTTTCTCCCACTCCTCCGCCCCCGACCTGGTCCTGGCCGCCATCTCGCAGCGCACCGAGCGCATCCGCCTGGGGCTCGGGGTGGTGCTGCTGCCGTTCCAGTCCCCGATCCGTACGGCGGAGCGCGTCGCCACGCTCGACGTCCTGAGCGGCGGCCGGGTCGAGTTCGGCACGGGACGTGGTGCGTCGCCGCTGGAGTACCAGGCGTTCCAGCGGCCGTTCGAGAAGTCGCGGCAGATCTGGGAGGACTCGCTGGAGGCCACGCTGGCCATCTGGCAGGCCGACGGCGAGCCGGTCAGCCGGTCGAACGAGTTCTTCGAGATCCCCGACGTGGCCGTTTACCCGCGCCCGGCCCAGCGGCCGCACCCGCCGGTCTGGGTGGCCTCGACCTCCCTGGAGGGCTATCTGGCCGCCGCCAGGCACGGGTACAACCTGCTCGGCATGACCATGCTCAAGGGCATCGACGACGTCGCCGCCGACATCGCGAAATATCGGGAATGTTTGGCCGAGCACGGCCACGACCCCGCCACCCGGCGCGTCGCGCTCATGATCCCCTGGTACGTCGCCCCCACCCGCGACGAGGCCAACGCCACCGCCGCCGACCCGGTCCTGTGGTACATCCGCCGCCAGGTCAACCTCGTCACCCCGCCCGACTACTACGACGCCCGCCACGCCACCCACCGCGTGCTCGGGCAGCTCGCCGCCGGGCTGCCGCCCGACGAGGCCATGGCCACGCTCCGCGAGCACCTGATGGTCGTCGTGGACGACGTGGAGGGCTCGCGCAAGGCCCTGGCCAGGATCACCGAGGCGGGCGCGACGGACCTGATCATCCAGGCGCAGGTGGGCGGCCTGGCGCACGAGCGGGTGTGCGAGTCGATCTCCCTGTTCATGAAGGACGTGATGCGTTGA
- a CDS encoding AMP-binding protein has protein sequence MGSMPDWGTLPRMLRDQAERHPDQLVAADPAGPRLTLAELREAASGVARGLVALGVRPGDRVAIWGANSARWVTHAFGIWDAGAAIVPLSPRYKGIEAAQLIEKTGAGVLIAQDSLAGLLPPLPGLRHVVPEVPAAAEVPVREAEERALAVRPGDLCEIMSTSGTTGTPKGVMIDHSQVLRGYWDWSEIVTLDEHDRYPVIAPFSHGFGLNAGLVACVLRRATMIPLAVFTPDALMSLISEERVTVLAGPPTLFHRLLDELDRGAWDVSSLRVAICGAAAVPAGLITRLVEQVGLERMINAYGLMEGTVVSMTRAGDPIDVIANTTGRPVPGIEVKVVDDDGKQVAAGERGEILQRGYGVMRGYWGEPARTAEVIDGDGWLHTGDVGVLDEAGNLAIVDRKKDLYIVNGFNVSPAEVESLLLREGSLAQAAVVGVPDPVSGESGVAYVVPRPGMAADPAELAAWARANMSGYKVPRRIVVVDALPTNANGKVDKVALRHRPA, from the coding sequence ATGGGATCGATGCCGGACTGGGGGACGCTCCCCCGCATGCTGCGTGACCAGGCCGAACGGCATCCCGATCAGCTCGTGGCCGCCGATCCCGCGGGCCCGCGGCTGACGCTGGCGGAGCTGCGGGAGGCGGCGTCCGGGGTCGCCCGCGGCCTCGTCGCGCTCGGCGTGCGGCCGGGTGACCGGGTGGCGATCTGGGGGGCGAACTCGGCCCGCTGGGTGACCCACGCGTTCGGGATCTGGGACGCGGGAGCGGCGATCGTGCCGCTGTCGCCCCGCTACAAGGGCATCGAGGCCGCCCAGCTCATCGAGAAGACGGGCGCGGGGGTGCTGATCGCGCAGGACTCCCTGGCCGGGTTGCTGCCGCCGCTGCCCGGGCTGCGGCACGTCGTCCCCGAGGTGCCCGCCGCCGCGGAGGTGCCCGTACGGGAGGCCGAGGAGCGGGCACTGGCCGTACGGCCCGGCGACCTGTGCGAGATCATGTCCACCTCCGGCACCACCGGCACGCCCAAGGGCGTGATGATCGACCACTCCCAGGTGCTGCGCGGCTACTGGGACTGGTCGGAGATCGTCACGCTGGACGAGCACGACCGGTATCCGGTGATCGCGCCGTTCAGCCACGGGTTCGGGCTCAACGCCGGGCTCGTCGCCTGCGTCCTGCGCCGGGCCACGATGATCCCGCTCGCGGTCTTCACCCCGGACGCGCTGATGTCGCTGATCTCCGAGGAGCGGGTCACGGTGCTGGCCGGGCCGCCCACGCTGTTCCACCGGCTGCTGGACGAGCTCGACCGCGGAGCCTGGGACGTGTCGTCGCTGCGGGTGGCCATCTGCGGGGCCGCCGCCGTACCGGCCGGCCTGATCACGCGGCTGGTCGAGCAGGTCGGCCTGGAACGGATGATCAACGCGTACGGGCTCATGGAGGGCACGGTCGTCTCCATGACGAGGGCGGGCGACCCCATCGACGTGATCGCGAACACCACCGGCAGGCCCGTGCCCGGCATCGAGGTGAAGGTGGTGGACGACGACGGCAAGCAGGTCGCGGCCGGCGAGCGCGGCGAGATCCTGCAGCGCGGCTACGGTGTGATGCGCGGTTACTGGGGCGAGCCGGCGCGCACGGCCGAGGTGATCGACGGGGACGGCTGGCTGCACACCGGCGACGTCGGCGTGCTGGACGAGGCGGGCAACCTGGCCATCGTGGACCGCAAGAAGGACCTGTACATCGTCAACGGGTTCAACGTCTCCCCGGCCGAGGTCGAGTCGCTGCTGCTGCGGGAGGGCTCGCTGGCGCAGGCCGCCGTCGTGGGCGTGCCCGACCCGGTCTCCGGCGAGTCGGGGGTGGCCTACGTCGTGCCCCGGCCGGGGATGGCGGCCGATCCCGCGGAGCTGGCGGCGTGGGCGCGCGCCAACATGTCCGGCTACAAGGTGCCCAGGCGGATCGTCGTGGTGGACGCTCTGCCGACCAACGCCAACGGCAAGGTGGACAAGGTGGCACTGCGCCATCGCCCGGCGTAG
- a CDS encoding class I adenylate-forming enzyme family protein: MLRLLAGEAARRFGGRAAVVTGSALLSFADLDLLSDQVAAGLAHRGTRIGDVVVLALPDGPEFVICYVAAAKIGAVTAGIGVERPGLLAGLDPALVITAPSVLPPLPGLDVVTLPTDRGRRSPQVYDPVRLTGLRRPEPPPPPFPPDPARPVVITFTAGRTGPPKGVVFGNRQLEAIRAHGAGLRWGTGDARLVPYPLGQLGFATRLPVFLQTGRTCHVVPEWTPDAVLRVLREHKIGVLQGNPYQLSRILAAGEDLPGLALILCSGAPATPALIRALRTRYGVPVCNRYSCTEAGLGLGTRPDDPPEDAELSVGRPRAGVDVSIRDAEGRMLPAEDQGEVLLRSDAVMSGYVGRSPDHAVFAKDGFIRTGDRGYIDHTGRLRLVGRVARRPA; the protein is encoded by the coding sequence ATGTTGCGCCTGCTCGCCGGTGAGGCCGCACGTAGGTTCGGGGGGCGCGCGGCCGTGGTCACCGGCTCTGCCCTGCTGTCCTTCGCCGACCTCGACCTGCTCTCCGACCAGGTCGCCGCCGGGCTCGCCCATCGCGGCACCCGCATCGGCGACGTCGTGGTGCTGGCGCTGCCCGACGGGCCCGAGTTCGTGATCTGCTACGTGGCCGCCGCCAAGATCGGCGCGGTCACCGCGGGCATCGGGGTCGAGCGCCCGGGGCTGCTGGCCGGCCTGGACCCCGCCCTGGTGATCACCGCGCCGAGCGTGCTGCCGCCGCTGCCGGGGCTGGACGTGGTGACGCTGCCCACCGATCGGGGCAGGCGCTCGCCGCAGGTGTACGACCCCGTCCGGCTCACCGGCCTGCGCAGGCCCGAGCCGCCCCCGCCGCCGTTCCCGCCCGACCCCGCGCGGCCCGTCGTGATCACGTTCACCGCGGGCAGGACGGGGCCGCCCAAGGGCGTGGTGTTCGGCAACCGCCAGCTGGAGGCCATCCGCGCCCACGGGGCCGGGCTCCGGTGGGGCACGGGGGACGCCAGGCTGGTGCCGTACCCGCTGGGGCAGCTCGGGTTCGCCACCCGGCTGCCGGTGTTCCTGCAGACCGGGCGGACCTGCCACGTCGTGCCCGAGTGGACGCCCGACGCGGTGCTGCGGGTGCTGCGCGAGCACAAGATCGGAGTGCTGCAGGGGAACCCGTACCAGCTGTCGCGCATCCTGGCCGCGGGCGAGGACCTGCCGGGGCTGGCGCTCATCCTGTGCAGCGGCGCCCCCGCCACACCGGCGCTGATCAGGGCGTTGCGCACCAGGTACGGCGTGCCTGTCTGCAACCGTTACAGCTGCACAGAAGCCGGGCTGGGCCTCGGCACCCGGCCCGACGACCCGCCCGAGGACGCGGAGCTCAGCGTGGGCAGGCCGCGCGCCGGCGTGGACGTGTCGATCAGGGACGCGGAGGGCCGCATGCTGCCCGCCGAGGACCAGGGTGAGGTGCTCCTCCGCTCGGATGCCGTCATGAGCGGTTACGTTGGCAGGAGCCCCGATCATGCGGTATTCGCCAAGGACGGGTTCATCCGCACCGGCGACCGGGGATACATCGATCACACTGGCCGGTTGCGTCTGGTGGGACGTGTCGCACGTAGACCGGCATAG
- a CDS encoding FAD-dependent oxidoreductase produces MTLHVAVIGSGPAGIYTAEALVKQSAEPVEVDVIERLPTPYGLVRYGVAPDHTSIKSIANYLRRVLELPQVRFLGGVTLGSDVSVEDLLGVYDAVVYCTGAMVDRKLGIPGEDLPGSVAATDFVNWYCGHPDVDPARFTLDTSEVAVIGVGNVAVDVVRVLAKTAEELRATDVPHEVLQRLGESEVKAIHMVGRRGPEHAKFTLKELRELGELANADVCVRPDEAVVLGGDFPRQVQGNIKVLQGWADREPVGRPRRLDVRFWLRPVEILGTERVEGLKLERTRLSEEGRVVGTGEFETLPVGMVLRSVGYQSVPLPGVPFSDRTMTVPNEAGRVRDREYVAGWLKRGPTGVIGTNKSDAAETVRTLLADLDGGARVGSRGIDTLLAGRGVRPITYEEWLAIEAAEAELARSLNRGERVKLVGLEAMLRASRP; encoded by the coding sequence GTGACGTTGCACGTGGCGGTCATCGGGTCGGGCCCTGCCGGGATCTACACGGCCGAGGCACTGGTCAAGCAGTCGGCGGAGCCGGTCGAGGTCGATGTGATCGAACGGCTGCCGACCCCGTACGGGCTGGTCCGGTACGGGGTGGCGCCCGACCACACCTCGATCAAGTCCATCGCGAACTACCTGCGCAGGGTGCTGGAGCTACCCCAGGTGCGCTTCCTCGGCGGCGTCACGCTCGGCTCCGACGTGTCGGTCGAGGACCTGCTCGGCGTCTACGACGCGGTGGTCTACTGCACGGGCGCGATGGTCGACAGGAAGCTCGGCATCCCGGGCGAGGACCTGCCGGGCAGCGTGGCCGCGACCGACTTCGTGAACTGGTACTGCGGGCACCCCGACGTCGATCCCGCCCGGTTCACGCTCGACACCTCCGAGGTCGCCGTCATCGGGGTCGGGAACGTCGCCGTGGACGTCGTCCGCGTCCTGGCCAAGACCGCCGAGGAGCTGCGCGCCACCGACGTGCCCCACGAGGTGCTGCAGCGGCTCGGCGAGAGCGAGGTGAAGGCCATCCACATGGTCGGGCGGCGCGGGCCCGAGCACGCCAAGTTCACCCTCAAGGAGCTGCGCGAGCTGGGCGAGCTGGCCAACGCCGACGTGTGCGTGCGCCCCGACGAGGCCGTCGTGCTGGGCGGCGACTTCCCGCGCCAGGTGCAGGGCAACATCAAGGTCCTCCAGGGGTGGGCGGACCGCGAGCCGGTGGGCCGCCCGCGCCGCCTCGACGTGCGCTTCTGGCTGCGGCCCGTGGAGATCCTCGGCACGGAGCGGGTCGAGGGGCTCAAGCTCGAACGCACCCGGCTGTCGGAGGAGGGGCGCGTGGTCGGCACCGGCGAGTTCGAGACGCTGCCGGTGGGCATGGTGCTGCGCTCGGTCGGTTACCAGAGCGTCCCGCTGCCCGGGGTGCCGTTCTCGGACCGCACGATGACCGTGCCGAACGAGGCGGGGCGGGTGCGCGATCGCGAGTACGTGGCAGGGTGGCTCAAACGCGGGCCCACCGGCGTGATCGGCACCAACAAGTCCGACGCCGCGGAAACCGTCCGCACGCTGCTCGCCGACCTCGACGGGGGCGCGCGCGTGGGCTCCAGGGGCATCGACACGCTGCTGGCCGGGCGCGGGGTGCGGCCGATCACGTACGAGGAGTGGCTGGCCATCGAGGCGGCGGAGGCGGAGCTCGCCCGGTCGCTCAACCGTGGCGAACGCGTCAAGCTCGTCGGTCTGGAGGCCATGCTCCGTGCCTCGCGTCCCTGA
- a CDS encoding DUF6986 family protein produces MPRVPDGFAGTYRLQQARYPEARPGWQPVHTVYVPADRFSARTVAEWGGRALSLLKAHLAGPDEVAEVFGVPSGLAAVVHEMLLRKLSTEPVEDLRVDFEDGYGVRPGSVEDGHVTQAVEAVAAMHAAGALPRRWGPRVKSFADGDPERSIRTLHGFVSGVVGRVGELPGGFTVTFPKVLMEAYLGQFAGVLEELEAELGVRLRFEMQVEAPQTLPFLRGELNESLGGRLAAAHFGVFDYTAALGLPPHEQRLDHPACDHARHVMQTAFAGTGVELSDGSLAASPASDRAGDVHGLWRRHAELVRHSLRHGFYQGWDMHPSHLVSRFATVYAFHLARYDSYRERVLAWEERRSAGGGVMDEPATIRTLAAALRRADAALP; encoded by the coding sequence GTGCCTCGCGTCCCTGACGGTTTCGCCGGGACGTACCGGCTGCAGCAGGCCCGCTACCCGGAGGCGCGCCCCGGCTGGCAGCCCGTGCACACCGTGTACGTGCCGGCCGACCGCTTCTCCGCCCGCACGGTCGCCGAGTGGGGCGGCCGGGCGTTGTCGCTGCTCAAGGCGCACCTGGCGGGCCCGGACGAGGTGGCCGAGGTCTTCGGCGTGCCCTCCGGGCTCGCCGCCGTGGTGCACGAGATGTTACTGCGCAAGCTGTCCACCGAGCCGGTCGAGGACCTGCGCGTCGACTTCGAGGACGGGTACGGCGTGCGGCCAGGCTCCGTCGAGGACGGCCACGTGACGCAGGCCGTCGAGGCGGTCGCCGCGATGCACGCGGCCGGAGCGCTGCCCCGGCGGTGGGGTCCCCGGGTGAAGTCGTTCGCCGACGGGGATCCCGAGCGGTCGATCCGCACGCTGCACGGCTTCGTGAGCGGCGTGGTGGGGCGGGTCGGCGAGCTGCCCGGCGGGTTCACGGTGACCTTTCCCAAGGTGCTGATGGAGGCCTATCTCGGGCAGTTCGCGGGCGTGCTGGAGGAGCTGGAGGCGGAGCTCGGGGTGCGGCTGCGGTTCGAGATGCAGGTGGAGGCGCCGCAGACGCTGCCGTTCCTGCGTGGCGAGCTGAACGAGTCGCTGGGCGGGCGGCTGGCGGCGGCGCACTTCGGGGTCTTCGACTACACGGCCGCGCTGGGGCTGCCGCCGCACGAGCAGCGGCTCGACCATCCGGCCTGCGACCACGCGCGGCACGTCATGCAGACGGCGTTCGCGGGGACGGGGGTGGAGCTGTCGGACGGGTCGCTGGCCGCCTCGCCCGCCTCCGACCGTGCGGGCGATGTGCACGGGTTGTGGCGGCGGCACGCCGAGCTGGTCCGGCACTCGTTGCGGCATGGCTTCTACCAGGGGTGGGACATGCATCCGTCGCATCTGGTGAGCCGGTTCGCCACCGTCTACGCCTTCCATCTGGCCCGCTACGACTCCTACCGGGAGCGGGTGCTGGCCTGGGAGGAGCGGCGCTCGGCCGGGGGCGGGGTGATGGACGAGCCCGCCACGATCCGCACCCTGGCGGCCGCCCTGCGCCGCGCGGACGCCGCCCTGCCTTGA
- a CDS encoding copper homeostasis protein CutC: MTGSLLEVIALNVRDAVAAEQGGADRLEVVADMAADGLTPSPETVAAIAAECPLPQMVMLRCDANFAADPDVVERLSRDAKALKQAGAAGFVFGFLDGAGVVDLTATEALIHAVSPLPWTFHRAVDHAADVQAAWRAVRLLPNLATVLTSGAPTGVGDGLPVLKARADAGDGSIVLAGGGLRPAHVPALLDYGIRAFHVGSAVRSSWSDPVEWRLVRQWRALVERD; this comes from the coding sequence ATGACCGGATCCCTCCTTGAGGTGATCGCGCTCAACGTGCGCGACGCCGTGGCCGCCGAACAGGGCGGTGCCGACCGACTCGAGGTCGTGGCCGACATGGCGGCCGATGGGCTCACCCCGTCCCCGGAGACGGTCGCCGCGATCGCGGCCGAGTGCCCGCTGCCCCAGATGGTGATGCTGCGCTGCGACGCGAACTTCGCCGCCGACCCCGACGTCGTCGAGCGGCTCAGCCGCGACGCCAAGGCGCTCAAGCAGGCCGGGGCCGCCGGGTTCGTGTTCGGGTTCCTCGACGGCGCGGGAGTCGTGGATCTGACCGCCACCGAGGCGCTCATCCACGCGGTCTCGCCCCTGCCGTGGACGTTCCACCGTGCCGTCGACCACGCCGCCGACGTGCAGGCCGCCTGGCGGGCCGTGCGACTGCTGCCGAACCTGGCCACCGTGCTCACCTCCGGCGCGCCCACCGGCGTGGGGGACGGGCTGCCCGTGCTGAAGGCGCGCGCCGACGCGGGCGACGGCTCCATCGTGCTGGCCGGCGGCGGCCTGCGGCCCGCGCACGTGCCCGCCCTGCTCGACTACGGCATCCGCGCCTTCCACGTCGGCTCCGCCGTGCGGTCGAGCTGGTCGGACCCGGTCGAGTGGCGCCTGGTACGCCAGTGGCGTGCCCTGGTCGAACGCGACTGA
- a CDS encoding S8 family peptidase, which produces MGERYSVLRDLSGVRTASPLESARAGGPVPPLALGIGSEPHVEVVELSKHELREMSRDPEVRAVAPVMPTMLIQPIEDGADGRAESEATAAAVTWGVKAVGADVSTRTGADTIVAVLDTGIDATHPAFAGVTLIQEDFSGSGVGDKQGHGTHCAGTIFGRAVEGTRIGVAPGVTRAAIGKVLADDGSGDTEGLLRGMEWALHQGAQVISMSLGFDFPGMVQRLVDMGRQPRFATSLALEAYRANLRLFDALMRMASARGAVGPGTVIVAAAGNESERQNGPDFEIAVSLPAAAEGVIAVGALGQSPTGNGLVIAPFSNTFPQISAPGVGVVSARNGGGLRSLSGTSMATPHVAGVAALWWEEVMKSPLPATASTVIARLLACATVSPLASGVDVADRGVGLVRSP; this is translated from the coding sequence ATGGGTGAGAGATACAGCGTGTTGCGCGACCTGAGCGGCGTGCGCACGGCGAGTCCGCTGGAGTCGGCGCGGGCCGGCGGCCCGGTGCCGCCACTGGCGCTCGGCATCGGCAGCGAACCGCACGTGGAGGTGGTCGAGCTCAGCAAGCACGAGCTCCGGGAGATGTCACGCGACCCGGAGGTACGGGCGGTGGCTCCGGTCATGCCGACCATGCTCATCCAGCCGATCGAGGACGGAGCCGACGGCCGGGCCGAGTCCGAGGCGACCGCCGCCGCGGTCACGTGGGGCGTCAAGGCCGTGGGCGCCGACGTCTCGACACGGACGGGCGCCGACACGATCGTGGCCGTGCTCGACACCGGCATCGACGCCACCCATCCCGCCTTCGCCGGCGTGACCCTGATCCAGGAGGACTTCAGCGGCTCGGGCGTGGGCGACAAGCAGGGCCACGGCACGCACTGCGCGGGCACGATCTTCGGCCGGGCGGTGGAGGGGACGCGGATCGGCGTCGCTCCGGGGGTGACCCGGGCGGCGATCGGCAAGGTGCTCGCCGACGACGGGAGCGGCGACACCGAAGGGCTGCTGCGCGGCATGGAGTGGGCGCTGCACCAGGGCGCCCAGGTGATCTCGATGTCCCTCGGGTTCGACTTCCCCGGCATGGTGCAGCGGCTGGTGGACATGGGACGGCAGCCGAGGTTCGCCACGTCGCTCGCCCTGGAGGCGTACCGGGCGAACCTGCGGCTCTTCGACGCGCTCATGCGGATGGCGTCGGCCCGCGGGGCGGTCGGCCCCGGCACCGTCATCGTGGCAGCCGCCGGGAACGAGAGCGAGCGCCAGAACGGCCCGGACTTCGAGATCGCCGTGTCGCTGCCCGCCGCCGCGGAAGGCGTCATCGCGGTCGGCGCGCTGGGGCAGTCACCCACGGGCAACGGTCTCGTCATCGCGCCCTTCTCCAACACCTTCCCGCAGATCAGCGCCCCGGGGGTGGGTGTGGTCTCCGCCCGGAACGGGGGCGGGCTGCGCTCCTTGAGCGGCACGAGCATGGCCACGCCGCACGTCGCGGGCGTGGCGGCGCTGTGGTGGGAGGAAGTGATGAAGTCGCCGCTGCCGGCGACCGCGTCCACGGTCATCGCGCGGCTGCTCGCCTGCGCCACCGTCAGCCCGCTGGCCTCGGGAGTCGACGTCGCCGACCGGGGTGTGGGCCTGGTGCGGTCTCCGTAG